The Thiogranum longum genome includes a region encoding these proteins:
- the smc gene encoding chromosome segregation protein SMC: MRLSKLKLSGFKSFVDPTTVHFPSELTGVVGPNGCGKSNVIDAVRWVMGESSAKHLRGDSMADVIFNGSTARKPVAQASVELVFDNADGALGGQYANYNEISLRRQVTRDGQSAYFLNGTRCRRRDITDIFLGTGLGPRSYSIIEQGTISRLIEAKPEDLRNFLEEAAGISKYKERRRETENRIRHTKENLSRLDDLRDEIEKQLEKLKRQARSAERFKDLREQERRVKAELLTLRYQSLHEESADRRKRIQENETALEAVMAALRAVEAGLETGRDAHVEATDRFNEVQGRFYELGAEVARIEQAIQHGKETRQTQQEELEKTEQAWNEVQAHIKVDSQRLEQLAKELAENTPAREQARTRADASRAKREAAEQAMQTWQSEWDTFNTRANEITQTAQVERTRIDHLERHLNQLAQRRERIEQEQKQLDSAALEAEITELENQATERQQVATALQGQLETLRARIDELRESTRNQQRELNQAQGEQQDIRGRLSSLQALQQAALGENEGEIKHWLEAQGLDDAPRLAKQLDVDSGWERAVETALGFYLEAVCVDGSDAVSDTLADIKQGTLSLVDTRANVAEESASAGTPLTQKVRAPWSLNGLLAGVYAADSLNEALQMRPRLAAHESVVTRDGIWVGPGWLRVARDADGKSGVLEREKEINALQGQLKEKQQLIASLESALESGRGELQTAEAQREEMQVEANRAHRDFSDARAQFDARRTRLEQIHKRNEALQQEAGEIASQLSEDTKAADEARARLHEALSTIDTLADEREQRSAQRDQLRQALEQARSEAQRDRDQAHELELKYQSMHTEQETTRQNLERMRGQQGHLQQRREELRQSLADGEAPLKQLEEELEVSLKQRHEVETELADRRRKLEAVEHKLREDEQKRHREEQQAEQLRDRLGQEKLHWQEIKVRGETLLEQIAESGFELAQLAEEMAEDATLEAWETEAESLANRIARLGPINLAAIEEYEEQSERKQYLDAQHLDVTSALDTLENAIRKIDRETRTRFKETFDKVNSGLQAMFPRLFGGGHAYLELTGEDLLDTGVTVMARPPGKRNSTIHLLSGGEKALTAVALVFSIFELNPSPFCMLDEVDAPLDDANVARFCSMVQEMSERVQFVFITHNKITMDLANQLTGVTMHEPGVSRLVSVDVDEAVQLAAV, encoded by the coding sequence ATGCGACTGAGCAAGCTTAAACTCTCCGGTTTTAAATCTTTCGTCGACCCCACTACCGTGCACTTTCCGTCCGAGCTGACGGGTGTGGTAGGGCCGAACGGGTGCGGCAAATCCAACGTCATCGACGCGGTGCGCTGGGTCATGGGCGAAAGCTCGGCCAAGCACCTGCGTGGCGACTCCATGGCCGACGTCATCTTCAACGGCTCCACGGCGCGCAAGCCGGTGGCGCAGGCCTCGGTCGAGCTGGTATTCGACAACGCGGACGGCGCGCTGGGCGGCCAGTATGCCAACTACAATGAAATCTCCCTGCGTCGCCAGGTCACGCGCGACGGGCAGTCGGCGTACTTCCTGAACGGCACCCGTTGCCGACGCCGCGACATTACCGACATTTTCCTCGGCACCGGTCTCGGGCCGCGCAGTTATTCCATCATCGAGCAGGGCACCATTTCGCGCCTGATCGAGGCCAAACCGGAAGACCTGCGCAACTTCCTGGAAGAGGCCGCCGGCATCTCCAAATACAAGGAGCGCCGCCGCGAAACCGAAAATCGCATCAGGCACACCAAGGAAAACCTCTCACGTCTCGATGACTTACGTGATGAAATTGAGAAACAACTTGAAAAGCTGAAACGCCAGGCGCGCAGCGCTGAACGCTTCAAGGATCTGCGCGAGCAGGAACGCCGGGTCAAGGCCGAGCTGCTGACGCTGCGTTACCAGTCGCTGCACGAAGAAAGTGCCGACCGCCGCAAGCGCATCCAGGAAAACGAGACCGCGCTGGAGGCTGTCATGGCCGCATTGCGTGCGGTCGAAGCCGGGCTGGAGACAGGTCGCGACGCGCATGTCGAGGCCACCGACCGCTTCAATGAAGTGCAGGGCCGCTTCTACGAGCTGGGCGCCGAAGTGGCGCGCATCGAACAGGCCATTCAGCACGGCAAGGAAACCCGCCAGACCCAGCAGGAAGAGCTGGAGAAAACCGAGCAGGCGTGGAACGAAGTACAGGCGCACATCAAGGTCGACAGCCAGCGCCTGGAGCAACTGGCGAAAGAACTGGCCGAGAACACCCCGGCCCGCGAGCAGGCACGGACCCGTGCCGACGCATCGCGCGCCAAACGCGAGGCGGCCGAGCAGGCCATGCAGACCTGGCAGAGCGAGTGGGACACGTTCAACACCCGCGCCAATGAAATCACCCAGACCGCGCAGGTCGAACGCACCCGCATCGATCACCTGGAGCGTCACCTCAACCAGCTGGCACAGCGCCGCGAGCGCATCGAGCAGGAACAGAAGCAACTCGACAGCGCCGCGCTGGAAGCCGAAATCACCGAACTGGAAAACCAGGCCACCGAACGCCAGCAAGTGGCGACCGCCTTGCAGGGTCAGCTCGAAACCCTGCGGGCGCGCATCGACGAACTGCGCGAGAGCACGCGTAACCAGCAGCGTGAACTCAACCAGGCGCAGGGCGAGCAGCAGGACATTCGTGGTCGCCTGTCGTCCCTGCAGGCCTTGCAGCAAGCCGCGCTGGGCGAGAACGAAGGCGAGATCAAACACTGGCTGGAAGCACAGGGCCTGGACGATGCCCCGCGCCTCGCCAAACAACTCGACGTGGACAGCGGCTGGGAACGCGCCGTGGAAACCGCGCTGGGCTTTTACCTTGAGGCTGTGTGCGTCGATGGCAGCGATGCCGTGTCCGACACGTTGGCCGACATCAAGCAAGGCACGCTGTCATTGGTCGACACCCGTGCGAATGTCGCCGAAGAAAGCGCCAGCGCCGGTACCCCGCTGACACAGAAAGTCCGCGCCCCCTGGTCGCTTAACGGTCTGCTGGCCGGTGTCTACGCCGCCGACAGCCTCAACGAAGCCTTGCAGATGCGCCCGCGCCTGGCCGCGCACGAATCCGTGGTGACCCGCGACGGTATCTGGGTCGGCCCCGGCTGGCTGCGCGTCGCGCGCGATGCCGACGGCAAGTCCGGCGTACTGGAACGTGAGAAAGAAATCAATGCGTTACAGGGACAACTTAAAGAAAAACAACAACTGATAGCCAGCCTCGAAAGCGCCCTCGAAAGCGGTCGCGGCGAACTCCAGACCGCCGAGGCGCAGCGCGAGGAAATGCAGGTCGAGGCCAACCGCGCGCACCGTGATTTCAGCGATGCACGCGCCCAGTTCGATGCGCGCCGCACCCGTCTCGAACAGATCCACAAACGCAACGAAGCGCTGCAACAGGAAGCCGGCGAAATCGCCAGCCAGTTGAGCGAAGACACCAAGGCCGCCGACGAAGCCCGCGCCCGCCTGCACGAAGCCCTGTCCACCATCGATACCCTGGCCGACGAACGCGAACAGCGCTCCGCGCAGCGCGACCAGTTGCGCCAGGCCCTCGAACAAGCGCGCAGCGAAGCCCAGCGCGACCGCGACCAGGCGCACGAACTGGAACTCAAATACCAGTCCATGCACACCGAGCAGGAAACCACTCGCCAGAACCTGGAACGCATGCGCGGCCAGCAGGGTCACCTGCAACAGCGCCGCGAAGAACTGCGCCAGTCACTGGCCGACGGCGAAGCGCCACTGAAGCAGCTGGAAGAAGAACTCGAAGTCAGCCTCAAACAGCGCCACGAAGTCGAAACCGAACTCGCCGACCGGCGCCGCAAACTGGAAGCCGTCGAGCACAAGCTGCGCGAAGACGAACAGAAGCGTCACCGCGAAGAACAGCAGGCCGAACAATTGCGCGACCGCCTGGGCCAGGAAAAACTGCATTGGCAGGAGATCAAGGTGCGCGGCGAGACGCTGCTGGAGCAGATCGCCGAAAGCGGTTTCGAGCTGGCGCAGCTGGCCGAAGAAATGGCCGAAGATGCCACCCTGGAAGCCTGGGAAACCGAGGCCGAATCACTGGCCAACCGTATCGCCCGGCTGGGCCCCATCAACCTCGCCGCCATCGAGGAATACGAAGAGCAGTCCGAGCGCAAGCAATACCTCGACGCCCAGCACCTGGACGTCACCTCGGCACTGGATACACTGGAAAACGCCATCCGCAAGATCGACCGCGAGACGCGTACCCGCTTCAAGGAGACCTTCGACAAGGTCAACAGCGGTTTGCAGGCCATGTTCCCGCGCCTGTTCGGCGGCGGCCACGCCTACCTGGAACTGACCGGCGAAGACCTGCTCGACACTGGCGTGACCGTCATGGCGCGTCCCCCGGGCAAGCGCAACAGCACCATCCACCTGCTGTCCGGTGGCGAAAAGGCACTCACCGCCGTGGCGCTGGTGTTCTCCATCTTCGAACTCAACCCGTCACCGTTCTGCATGCTCGACGAGGTCGATGCACCGCTCGATGACGCCAACGTCGCCCGCTTCTGCAGCATGGTGCAGGAAATGTCCGAACGCGTGCAGTTCGTGTTCATCACCCACAACAAGATCACCATGGATCTTGCCAACCAGCTCACCGGCGTCACCATGCACGAACCGGGCGTCTCGCGCCTGGTGTCCGTGGATGTCGATGAGGCCGTGCAACTCGCGGCGGTCTAG
- the queF gene encoding preQ(1) synthase — protein sequence MSTQPSKALETFDNPHPQRDYTIRIRMPEFTCLCPKTGQPDFAELELEYVPHEYCVELKSLKMYIWSFRDEGAFHEDVTNQILDKLVSVCNPRFMRLTADFNVRGGVYTTIVAEHRDPVWKAPERVELP from the coding sequence ATGTCTACACAGCCCAGCAAAGCACTCGAAACCTTCGACAATCCGCACCCTCAGCGCGATTACACCATCCGTATCCGCATGCCGGAATTCACCTGCCTGTGCCCGAAGACCGGTCAGCCGGATTTCGCCGAGCTGGAGCTGGAGTATGTGCCGCACGAGTACTGCGTGGAACTGAAATCGCTGAAGATGTATATCTGGTCGTTCCGCGACGAGGGCGCTTTCCACGAGGACGTGACCAACCAGATCCTCGACAAGCTGGTGTCGGTCTGTAATCCGCGTTTCATGCGCCTGACGGCCGACTTCAACGTGCGCGGCGGGGTTTACACCACCATCGTCGCCGAACACCGCGACCCGGTCTGGAAAGCGCCGGAGCGGGTCGAGCTGCCCTGA
- a CDS encoding FGGY-family carbohydrate kinase, translating into MSTRQAFIGIDVGTSGMRACAIDAHDAVLASVTTPLPAPERGTADKSVQQDPALWWQALCDALDKLAASLRNTQVVRIALDGTSSTLLLCKPDGTPLTPALMYNDARALQAAERVSAVAPQHSAARGASASLAKYLYLRDQLDSPDSAAIPLHQADWLTGKLSGQFRYSDENNALKLGYDPVARQWSEWLADVGVDLTALPEIVAPGTPVGALSDELATRWHWPGAQLVAGTTDSTAGFLATGATQVGTGVTSLGSTLVVKVLSNQPVFDADHGIYSHRLGDRWLAGGASNAGGAVLKPFFNHCDINRYSRLLDPDHPTGLDYYPLPAPGERFPIADPALAPRLTPRPASEREFFQAILEGLANIEAEGYRLLRACGAPVVKQVLTVGGGAHNRRWEKLRAKKLGVPVSQALHSEAAFGAARLARDGGEFSASANPPPEPTSPSPPPPPPA; encoded by the coding sequence ATGAGCACCCGGCAGGCCTTCATCGGGATTGATGTCGGCACCTCCGGCATGCGTGCCTGCGCGATCGATGCGCATGATGCAGTACTCGCCTCCGTAACCACGCCCCTGCCTGCGCCCGAACGCGGCACCGCCGACAAGAGTGTGCAACAGGACCCTGCCCTCTGGTGGCAGGCGCTGTGCGACGCGCTGGACAAGCTGGCGGCTTCCCTGCGCAATACACAGGTGGTGCGGATTGCGCTCGACGGCACCTCCTCCACGCTGCTGCTGTGCAAGCCGGACGGCACACCGCTCACCCCGGCACTGATGTATAACGACGCGCGCGCGCTACAGGCGGCCGAACGGGTCAGCGCCGTGGCCCCGCAACACAGTGCCGCGCGTGGCGCCAGCGCCAGCCTGGCCAAGTACCTGTACCTGCGTGATCAACTCGACAGCCCCGACAGCGCAGCCATCCCCCTTCACCAGGCCGACTGGCTGACCGGAAAACTCAGCGGGCAATTCCGCTACAGCGACGAGAACAACGCGCTGAAACTCGGCTACGACCCGGTCGCGCGACAATGGTCCGAATGGTTGGCGGATGTCGGGGTAGATCTAACCGCCTTGCCGGAAATCGTCGCGCCGGGCACCCCTGTCGGCGCACTGTCTGATGAACTGGCCACGCGCTGGCACTGGCCCGGCGCACAACTGGTCGCCGGCACCACCGACAGTACTGCCGGTTTCCTCGCCACCGGCGCAACACAGGTGGGTACCGGCGTCACTTCACTGGGCAGCACACTGGTGGTGAAAGTATTGTCCAACCAGCCGGTGTTCGACGCCGACCATGGCATCTACAGTCACCGCCTCGGTGACCGCTGGCTGGCCGGCGGCGCCTCAAACGCCGGGGGTGCCGTGCTGAAACCGTTTTTCAATCACTGCGACATCAACCGTTACAGTCGCCTGCTCGACCCTGACCATCCCACCGGCCTCGACTACTACCCGTTACCCGCGCCCGGCGAACGCTTCCCGATTGCCGACCCGGCACTGGCGCCACGACTGACCCCTCGCCCGGCATCTGAGCGGGAATTTTTCCAGGCCATCCTCGAAGGCCTGGCGAATATCGAAGCTGAGGGCTATCGACTGCTCCGCGCGTGCGGCGCACCTGTAGTGAAGCAGGTTCTGACGGTAGGGGGTGGCGCGCATAACAGGCGTTGGGAGAAACTGCGCGCAAAGAAACTGGGGGTGCCGGTTTCACAGGCACTGCACAGCGAAGCGGCGTTTGGCGCCGCGAGGCTGGCGCGGGATGGGGGGGAGTTCAGCGCTTCTGCAAACCCTCCTCCCGAACCCACATCACCGTCGCCCCCGCCACCGCCGCCGGCATGA
- the cysZ gene encoding sulfate transporter CysZ yields MKDLLNGPRYLLQGAALLTRPKLRRFVIIPLLINLLLFGGLIAWAYHWVDGTTQWMLSRLPSWLQWLSFFIVPLFWTTSLVVIFYSFSVVANLIGAPFNGLLAEAVEAHLTGKAFASNWRDVVRDILPATFSELRKLLYYLLRAIPLFILLWIPLVNVPATVLWVLFGAWMMTVQYIDYPMGNHRLFFADQRARLRKRPLLAWSFGGLVMVATMIPVVNFVVMPAAVAGATVMWVREEGLQKR; encoded by the coding sequence ATGAAAGACCTTCTCAACGGCCCACGTTACCTGCTGCAGGGCGCGGCCCTGTTAACGCGCCCGAAACTGCGCCGCTTCGTCATCATTCCGCTGCTCATCAATCTATTGCTGTTCGGTGGCCTTATTGCCTGGGCCTACCACTGGGTCGACGGTACAACGCAATGGATGTTGTCGCGCCTGCCATCGTGGTTGCAGTGGTTGAGTTTCTTTATCGTACCGCTGTTCTGGACAACCAGCCTGGTGGTGATCTTCTACAGCTTTTCAGTCGTCGCCAACCTCATTGGTGCGCCCTTCAACGGGTTATTGGCCGAGGCGGTGGAAGCGCACCTGACCGGCAAGGCTTTCGCGTCGAACTGGCGTGACGTGGTGCGCGACATACTGCCGGCGACCTTTTCGGAACTGCGCAAGCTGCTGTACTACCTGCTGCGTGCCATCCCGCTGTTTATCCTGCTGTGGATTCCGCTGGTGAATGTACCGGCGACGGTGCTGTGGGTGTTATTCGGCGCGTGGATGATGACAGTGCAGTACATCGATTACCCGATGGGCAATCACCGGCTGTTTTTCGCCGATCAACGGGCGCGGTTACGCAAGCGGCCCTTACTGGCATGGAGCTTCGGTGGGCTGGTGATGGTTGCCACGATGATTCCGGTGGTGAACTTTGTTGTCATGCCGGCGGCGGTGGCGGGGGCGACGGTGATGTGGGTTCGGGAGGAGGGTTTGCAGAAGCGCTGA
- a CDS encoding pyridoxal phosphate-dependent aminotransferase codes for MTARRIEFITPFHVMALLARARELEAQGRSIVHMEIGEPDFSTPQPIIDAGIRALQEGRTHYTPAVGLRQLREAIARDYRKHDGLDIDPRRILVTPGASGALQLLLALLVDPGSDVLMADPGYPCNSNFVRLFDARPVRVPVSADQHYQLDAASIEKHWADNTCCAMIASPSNPTGTVIAPDRLEALYHAVRQRGGSLIVDEIYQGLTYGERPRSALALGDDVFVINSFSKYQGMTGWRLGWLVAPEAHIDALDALAQNLFLAAPTLAQYAALAAYEDDAQAIIESRRQAFQQRRDYLLPALTALGFDIPVQPEGAFYLYANCERLTDDSFVFTHDVLEQAGVAITPGIDFGDWQVKQHVRFAYTTGMDNLKLGVERIAGHLKK; via the coding sequence GTGACCGCGCGGCGCATTGAATTCATCACGCCGTTTCATGTGATGGCGCTGCTGGCGCGGGCGCGCGAGCTGGAAGCGCAGGGGCGCAGCATTGTACACATGGAGATCGGCGAGCCGGACTTCTCCACCCCGCAGCCGATTATCGATGCCGGCATCCGCGCCCTGCAGGAAGGCCGCACCCATTACACCCCGGCCGTGGGCCTGCGCCAACTGCGCGAGGCCATTGCCCGCGATTACCGCAAACATGATGGCCTGGATATCGATCCGCGCCGCATCCTTGTCACGCCCGGTGCCTCCGGCGCCCTGCAACTATTGCTGGCGCTGCTGGTCGATCCCGGCAGCGATGTGCTGATGGCCGACCCGGGCTACCCCTGTAACAGCAACTTCGTGCGCCTGTTCGACGCCCGGCCGGTGCGTGTGCCGGTTAGCGCCGATCAGCACTACCAGCTCGACGCCGCCAGCATTGAAAAACACTGGGCCGACAATACCTGTTGCGCCATGATCGCCAGCCCGTCCAACCCGACCGGTACCGTGATCGCGCCGGATCGGCTCGAGGCCCTGTATCACGCCGTACGCCAACGCGGTGGCAGCCTCATTGTCGATGAAATCTACCAGGGGCTGACCTACGGTGAGCGTCCGCGTTCCGCGCTGGCACTGGGCGATGACGTATTCGTGATCAACAGCTTTTCCAAGTACCAGGGCATGACCGGCTGGCGGCTTGGCTGGCTGGTGGCACCCGAGGCCCACATCGACGCCCTCGATGCATTGGCGCAAAACCTGTTCCTCGCCGCGCCGACCCTGGCCCAGTACGCCGCACTGGCAGCGTACGAGGATGACGCGCAAGCCATCATCGAATCACGCCGGCAGGCATTTCAGCAGCGCCGTGATTACCTGTTGCCGGCGCTGACCGCGCTGGGCTTCGATATCCCCGTGCAGCCGGAAGGCGCCTTTTACCTGTACGCCAACTGCGAACGCCTGACGGACGACAGCTTTGTCTTTACACATGATGTGCTGGAGCAGGCCGGTGTCGCCATCACCCCCGGTATCGACTTCGGCGACTGGCAGGTGAAGCAGCACGTACGTTTCGCCTATACAACGGGTATGGATAATTTAAAGCTCGGTGTCGAACGCATTGCCGGACACCTGAAAAAATAA
- a CDS encoding HAD family hydrolase, with protein sequence MGRLTTLLFDVDGTLADTEEIHRQSFNKAFRQAGLDWEWSPALYAELLAVTGGKERIKHYLATHRQDFEPPLKLDEYVAGLHAAKTDIYTRTMAAGDLPLRPGVLRLIEEARAAGLRLGIATTTTPANVTALLQHSISHEAIGWFEVIAAGAVVPAKKPAPDIYHYAMQAMDVSPDECLALEDSANGLRAARDAGLETLITTNDYTRDHDFTGAVLVVDTLGEPDAPMTVLSGEPCDKPCIDVECLHRLHAATRGEAS encoded by the coding sequence ATGGGTCGGTTAACAACCTTGCTGTTCGATGTTGATGGAACACTGGCGGATACGGAAGAAATCCATCGTCAGTCTTTTAACAAGGCATTCAGGCAGGCGGGTCTGGACTGGGAGTGGTCACCGGCCTTGTATGCTGAATTACTGGCGGTCACCGGCGGCAAAGAGCGCATCAAGCACTACCTGGCGACACACCGGCAGGATTTCGAGCCGCCACTGAAGCTCGATGAATACGTGGCTGGCCTGCATGCCGCCAAGACCGACATCTACACCCGCACCATGGCGGCCGGTGACCTGCCGCTGCGCCCGGGCGTATTACGCCTGATCGAGGAAGCGCGTGCGGCAGGGCTGAGGCTGGGCATTGCCACCACCACCACCCCGGCCAATGTGACCGCCTTGTTACAGCACAGTATCTCGCACGAGGCCATCGGCTGGTTTGAGGTGATTGCCGCCGGTGCCGTGGTGCCGGCCAAGAAACCTGCGCCGGATATCTACCATTACGCCATGCAGGCCATGGACGTAAGTCCGGATGAATGCCTGGCGCTGGAGGATTCCGCGAACGGTCTGCGTGCGGCGCGCGATGCCGGACTGGAAACCCTGATCACAACCAACGATTATACCCGTGACCACGATTTCACCGGTGCGGTACTGGTGGTGGATACGCTCGGTGAGCCGGATGCGCCCATGACAGTGCTTTCCGGCGAACCGTGCGACAAACCCTGCATCGACGTCGAGTGTCTCCACAGACTGCACGCGGCCACCCGGGGAGAGGCAAGCTGA
- the dksA gene encoding RNA polymerase-binding protein DksA, with the protein MAAKKKAAKAKAKKKVAAKKTVTKKKVAAKKAPAKKKAPAKKKAVARKTVAKKKPASKKAAAKKAPVKKKVAAKKVAAKKVAAKKVAAKKAPAKKVATKKTSAKKAAAKAPVEVLTPRAKAPKKKSAHRPAPAPLSANAGPVPGIAPYIEKKGEEYMSEGQVAHFRKILNAWKHDLMEEVDRTVHHMQDEAANFPDPNDRATQESEFSMELRARDRERKLIKKIDEALMNLENDEYGYCEACGIEIGIRRLEARPTATLCIDCKTLDEIREKQRG; encoded by the coding sequence ATGGCTGCCAAGAAAAAGGCTGCGAAGGCGAAAGCGAAGAAAAAGGTTGCGGCAAAGAAGACAGTAACGAAGAAGAAAGTCGCCGCCAAAAAGGCACCGGCAAAGAAAAAGGCACCAGCGAAGAAAAAAGCTGTCGCCAGGAAAACCGTTGCGAAGAAAAAACCCGCCAGCAAAAAAGCTGCCGCTAAAAAAGCGCCGGTAAAGAAAAAGGTCGCGGCGAAGAAAGTCGCTGCGAAGAAAGTCGCTGCGAAGAAAGTCGCTGCGAAGAAAGCCCCTGCGAAGAAAGTAGCTACAAAGAAAACGTCTGCCAAGAAAGCTGCCGCAAAGGCACCGGTAGAAGTACTCACACCGAGAGCAAAGGCGCCGAAAAAGAAATCAGCGCACAGGCCAGCACCTGCCCCGCTCTCCGCCAATGCCGGCCCTGTACCCGGTATCGCGCCCTATATCGAAAAGAAGGGCGAGGAATACATGAGCGAAGGACAGGTCGCGCACTTCCGTAAAATTCTTAATGCATGGAAGCATGACCTGATGGAAGAAGTGGACCGCACGGTCCATCACATGCAGGACGAAGCCGCCAACTTCCCCGATCCGAATGACCGCGCCACGCAGGAATCAGAGTTCAGCATGGAGCTGCGCGCCCGCGATCGCGAACGCAAGCTGATCAAAAAGATCGATGAAGCGCTGATGAACCTGGAAAACGATGAATACGGTTACTGCGAAGCCTGCGGTATCGAAATCGGTATCCGCCGCCTCGAGGCGCGCCCGACCGCCACGCTTTGCATCGACTGCAAGACGCTGGACGAAATCCGGGAAAAACAACGCGGCTAA
- the gluQRS gene encoding tRNA glutamyl-Q(34) synthetase GluQRS — translation MPDTPYIGRFAPSPTGPLHFGSLVAALGSYLDARAQGGRWLVRMEDLDPPREMPDAAEDILQTLEDFALRHDGAVMYQSQRHAAYQATLEQLIEQGMAYPCACTRREIREADLPGGIYPGTCRSGLQEGREARSVRARVDNSVIHFTDRLQGPVEENLVTQVGDFILHRADGLFAYQLAVVVDDAAQGVTDIVRGADLLDSTCRQIWLQQKLGLPTPAYLHLPVAVKADGAKLSKQTFAAPLDRNQPTRQLARALRFLGHTVPAELEQESPASFLHWAIGIWRIDLLPRVATIEAR, via the coding sequence ATGCCGGACACCCCCTACATTGGCCGTTTTGCACCCTCACCTACCGGACCGCTGCATTTCGGCTCGCTGGTCGCTGCACTGGGCAGTTATCTTGATGCGCGCGCACAGGGCGGGCGCTGGCTGGTACGCATGGAAGACCTCGACCCGCCACGTGAAATGCCGGACGCGGCAGAGGACATCCTGCAAACGCTGGAAGACTTTGCGTTGCGGCATGACGGCGCGGTGATGTACCAGAGTCAGCGGCATGCCGCTTACCAGGCCACGCTTGAACAACTGATTGAACAGGGCATGGCTTACCCTTGCGCCTGTACGCGCCGGGAAATACGCGAGGCCGACCTGCCCGGCGGCATCTACCCGGGCACCTGCCGCAGTGGCCTGCAGGAGGGCCGCGAGGCACGCTCGGTACGCGCCCGCGTCGATAACAGCGTGATCCATTTTACGGATCGTCTGCAAGGCCCCGTGGAGGAAAACCTTGTAACGCAGGTCGGTGATTTTATCCTGCACCGCGCCGACGGTCTGTTTGCCTACCAGCTTGCCGTGGTGGTCGATGATGCAGCGCAAGGTGTAACCGATATCGTGCGCGGGGCTGACCTGCTGGATTCCACCTGCCGCCAGATATGGCTGCAACAAAAACTCGGACTGCCGACCCCCGCTTACCTGCACCTGCCGGTCGCGGTGAAGGCGGATGGCGCCAAGCTCAGCAAACAGACCTTTGCCGCACCGCTCGATCGCAACCAACCCACACGGCAACTGGCGCGTGCGTTGCGCTTCCTGGGTCACACGGTGCCTGCCGAACTGGAACAGGAATCACCGGCCAGTTTTCTGCACTGGGCCATCGGGATATGGCGCATTGACCTGCTGCCGCGGGTAGCGACGATAGAAGCACGTTGA
- the phnD gene encoding phosphate/phosphite/phosphonate ABC transporter substrate-binding protein — MKFAQFVLVFCGVLLVTGLPCAVADTPLLLGIHPYKTPSRLLAAFTPLADYLSKGLGRRVEIRISPDYQSHIQAIGEDRLDIAYLGPASYIALTEKYGEKPLLAKQVIHGKATFRGAIIARSDSTIRSLAELKGKRFAFGDPESTMSSLLPRYMLLQAGIRLEDLAAYRFLGSHNNVALGVLSGDFDAGGVKEAVYKKYRAKGLKLVTYTPEIAEHLFVASKRMDRSRVKRIGNLLLALDKSANGRKIMEAIKPGMTAMVRVKDSDYQTLRDILRTLKRADGDSG, encoded by the coding sequence ATGAAGTTTGCACAGTTTGTTTTAGTATTTTGCGGTGTACTGCTGGTCACCGGTTTACCATGCGCCGTTGCCGACACGCCCCTCCTGCTGGGCATTCACCCCTACAAGACGCCCTCCCGTCTGCTCGCCGCTTTCACACCTCTGGCTGACTACCTGTCAAAAGGACTCGGAAGACGGGTGGAAATCCGCATCAGCCCGGACTACCAGTCGCATATCCAGGCTATCGGCGAAGACCGTCTCGATATCGCCTACCTGGGACCGGCTTCGTACATTGCATTGACGGAAAAGTATGGCGAAAAACCCTTGCTGGCAAAACAGGTGATACACGGCAAGGCCACTTTTCGTGGCGCGATCATTGCCCGCAGCGACAGCACCATCCGCTCACTCGCTGAACTGAAGGGAAAACGCTTCGCCTTTGGCGACCCGGAGTCGACTATGAGCAGCCTGCTACCACGTTATATGCTGCTACAGGCCGGCATCAGACTCGAAGACCTGGCAGCCTACCGTTTCCTCGGCTCGCACAACAATGTGGCGCTCGGTGTGCTCTCCGGTGATTTCGATGCCGGGGGTGTCAAAGAGGCCGTCTACAAGAAATACCGGGCAAAAGGCCTGAAACTCGTCACTTACACACCGGAAATCGCGGAACACCTGTTCGTCGCCAGCAAGCGCATGGATCGCAGCAGGGTCAAGCGTATCGGCAACCTGCTGTTGGCTCTCGACAAGTCAGCGAATGGCCGCAAGATCATGGAAGCCATCAAGCCCGGCATGACCGCCATGGTTCGCGTGAAAGACAGCGATTATCAAACACTGCGCGACATTCTGCGCACCCTGAAACGTGCTGACGGAGATTCCGGGTGA